In one window of Coleofasciculus chthonoplastes PCC 7420 DNA:
- a CDS encoding serine/threonine-protein kinase, which produces MQNSLLSSPSTLNNHVIYCINPHCKQRQNLDELECCQTCGTPLLIHDRYRLIQPLRRLDSRKYTDIFEVDDQGTGKVMKVLRDNHSKLVELLEREALTLELLNHPGIPKVESDGYFTVSVNSTTELHCLVLERIEGQNLEAWAKQYGEISQALALNWLRQILEILEYLHQNQFFHRDIKPSNIILKPDGRLVLIDFGSVREITGTYLAKLRGDIELTKIISEGYTAPEQRQGRCLPQSDFYALGRTLVHLLTNKPPSCLPINHNTGQLIWQDKAPQISKPLAEFIDDLMADAVVNRPQDVKAIAQGLTHVSLWLRGLGCWVRSPKGIATIITLGMMGVGVYHISQPWRFQYYFKQGREDLMELRLEQARINLERAVKINPNDATARSDLGLACKYQEDLQCAKKQFNQALKLNPDAEIAATIHYNLGMLYEDDEKFDQALAEYKRAMGHNGYISIYATNNFARLQIWQKRNYEVAVNLLLKVLQQIETLDLNETEKNNLQSGLYKNLGWAHLEQNRDQDAEKYLQKAIKLDNKQAAPHCLLAQVWQNQVDEKKALISWKNCRKAESRGLPEVQVWQTDALDYLNAQ; this is translated from the coding sequence ATGCAGAACAGCTTACTCTCTTCCCCTTCTACCCTTAACAATCATGTGATTTACTGTATTAATCCCCACTGCAAACAGCGTCAAAATCTCGATGAATTGGAGTGTTGCCAAACCTGCGGTACTCCACTATTAATTCATGACCGATATCGGTTGATTCAACCCTTACGCCGATTAGATTCGCGGAAATATACCGATATCTTTGAGGTGGATGATCAGGGAACCGGGAAAGTGATGAAGGTTCTCAGAGATAATCATAGCAAATTAGTCGAACTATTGGAACGGGAAGCTTTGACACTGGAACTTTTAAATCATCCAGGGATTCCCAAGGTTGAGAGTGATGGGTATTTTACGGTTTCTGTTAATAGTACCACCGAATTACACTGCCTAGTTTTGGAAAGAATTGAGGGACAGAATTTAGAAGCCTGGGCAAAACAGTATGGGGAAATTTCTCAAGCATTAGCCCTCAATTGGCTGAGACAAATTCTAGAGATTCTTGAGTATTTGCATCAAAACCAATTCTTTCATCGGGATATTAAACCCAGTAATATTATCCTGAAGCCGGATGGCAGATTGGTCTTGATTGATTTTGGCAGTGTGCGGGAGATTACAGGGACGTATTTAGCTAAACTTCGGGGAGATATTGAATTAACTAAGATTATATCAGAAGGATACACTGCACCGGAACAAAGGCAGGGTAGATGTTTGCCCCAATCCGACTTTTATGCCTTGGGACGCACGTTGGTTCATTTACTTACTAATAAACCGCCTAGTTGTCTACCTATTAATCATAATACAGGTCAGTTGATTTGGCAAGACAAAGCACCGCAAATCTCTAAACCTTTAGCCGAGTTTATCGATGATTTGATGGCAGATGCGGTGGTGAATCGTCCCCAAGATGTGAAAGCGATCGCCCAGGGGTTAACCCACGTCAGTTTGTGGTTGCGGGGGTTGGGGTGCTGGGTGCGATCGCCTAAAGGAATTGCCACTATTATTACTCTAGGAATGATGGGAGTTGGCGTATATCATATCTCACAACCTTGGCGATTTCAGTATTATTTTAAACAGGGACGAGAAGACCTTATGGAACTTCGCTTAGAGCAAGCTAGAATAAATTTAGAACGAGCGGTTAAAATTAATCCTAATGATGCCACAGCCCGTAGTGATTTGGGTCTAGCTTGTAAGTATCAAGAAGACTTACAATGCGCGAAGAAACAATTTAATCAAGCCTTAAAATTAAATCCAGACGCTGAAATAGCGGCAACAATTCACTACAATTTAGGAATGCTTTATGAGGATGATGAGAAGTTTGATCAGGCGCTGGCTGAATATAAACGTGCCATGGGGCATAACGGTTATATTAGTATCTATGCAACGAATAACTTTGCCCGTCTGCAAATTTGGCAAAAGCGGAATTATGAGGTAGCGGTTAATCTGCTACTTAAGGTTTTGCAGCAAATAGAAACTCTTGACTTAAATGAAACGGAAAAAAATAACCTCCAATCCGGACTATACAAAAATCTGGGCTGGGCGCATCTGGAACAAAATCGCGACCAAGATGCCGAAAAATATTTACAAAAAGCGATTAAGCTAGATAATAAACAAGCCGCGCCACACTGTCTTCTCGCCCAAGTTTGGCAAAACCAAGTAGATGAGAAAAAGGCGTTAATATCCTGGAAAAATTGTCGTAAGGCTGAGTCTAGAGGATTACCTGAAGTACAGGTATGGCAAACGGATGCATTAGACTATTTAAATGCACAGTAA
- a CDS encoding tetratricopeptide repeat protein: MKRKVLFPLIVTFSLTTGIESIVWQRAIADTSNPKPICPESGPCFPPIADTSNPKPICPESGPCFPPSRSGFTEIRVITPPRGSLLNPQPTLSWTPLADTQEYTVRLLRSGETIWELPNVRNTEIPYPATQSPLTPGINYELMVEADGKAGKSMFRLMTPSQAESVMVEVEEIRQQNLSADETALQLAQVYEDYDLMTLAIQTLTEAIDTNSQNLEVYQSLGNLYNRLELPRVAELVYQESLDLASSRQDIAGLAQAQIGLARSFVAQEKLPQAVEVLTAAYSNYQQLNNAELTPQVAQFLGEVYEMDNNYEQARRWYQEAKAGYEAIGAEQRVETVEKAMQRLN, from the coding sequence ATGAAACGTAAAGTATTATTTCCATTAATCGTCACATTTAGTTTAACAACGGGCATCGAGAGCATTGTTTGGCAACGTGCGATCGCGGATACATCAAACCCAAAACCAATCTGTCCGGAAAGTGGTCCTTGTTTCCCACCGATCGCGGATACATCAAACCCGAAACCAATCTGCCCGGAAAGTGGTCCTTGTTTCCCACCCAGTCGCAGTGGTTTTACGGAGATTCGGGTTATCACTCCGCCCAGAGGTTCGCTGCTAAATCCCCAACCTACCCTATCTTGGACACCGCTAGCCGATACTCAAGAGTATACCGTGCGTTTGTTGCGATCGGGTGAAACTATCTGGGAATTACCGAATGTGCGAAACACCGAAATTCCCTATCCGGCGACTCAATCTCCATTAACCCCTGGGATTAATTATGAATTGATGGTTGAGGCGGATGGAAAGGCGGGGAAATCGATGTTTAGACTGATGACACCCAGCCAAGCTGAATCTGTTATGGTTGAGGTGGAAGAGATTCGCCAGCAGAATCTGAGTGCAGATGAAACGGCTTTGCAACTTGCCCAGGTTTACGAAGACTATGACTTGATGACTTTGGCGATTCAAACGCTAACAGAAGCGATTGATACAAATAGCCAAAATTTAGAGGTTTATCAGAGTCTGGGGAATTTATATAATCGATTGGAGTTACCGAGAGTAGCAGAATTAGTTTATCAAGAATCCCTAGATTTGGCAAGCAGTCGTCAAGATATTGCCGGACTTGCCCAGGCGCAAATTGGACTGGCGAGATCCTTTGTGGCGCAGGAAAAATTACCGCAAGCTGTTGAGGTGTTAACAGCAGCCTACAGCAATTATCAGCAGTTAAATAATGCTGAATTGACTCCGCAAGTTGCCCAGTTTTTAGGCGAAGTTTATGAAATGGATAATAATTATGAACAGGCGCGGCGTTGGTATCAAGAAGCTAAGGCGGGATATGAGGCAATTGGTGCTGAACAGCGAGTTGAGACTGTGGAAAAAGCGATGCAGCGATTAAATTGA